The Edaphobacter sp. 12200R-103 genome contains a region encoding:
- a CDS encoding carboxymuconolactone decarboxylase family protein, producing MSNARIRYWDVAPGGMAKLRELEHYLNAESGLDYVLRELVKLRASQLNGCDLCVRTHAEELQKAGASPEKIEDAAEWRNSSAYTLRERAALSWAEVITNIQDGHALEAVYREMRAAFTEVEVVNLTLVIATINAWNRLAIALGKQAGIEVQD from the coding sequence ATGAGTAATGCCCGGATACGGTACTGGGATGTTGCCCCTGGCGGCATGGCGAAGCTGCGCGAGCTGGAACATTACCTCAACGCGGAGTCCGGCCTGGATTACGTTCTGCGTGAGCTGGTAAAGCTGCGGGCCTCGCAGCTCAACGGATGCGATCTGTGCGTTAGGACGCACGCGGAGGAGCTGCAAAAGGCAGGGGCCAGTCCCGAGAAGATCGAAGATGCGGCCGAGTGGAGAAACTCGAGCGCATACACCCTGCGAGAGCGGGCTGCGCTCTCATGGGCGGAGGTGATCACAAACATCCAGGACGGACATGCCCTCGAGGCGGTTTACAGGGAGATGAGAGCCGCTTTCACGGAGGTGGAGGTGGTCAACCTTACCCTGGTGATCGCGACGATCAATGCATGGAACAGGCTGGCGATTGCGCTGGGAAAGCAGGCCGGGATTGAGGTGCAGGATTGA
- a CDS encoding ABC transporter permease — protein MRFELFIAARYLRAKRRQAVVGVITAISVIGVMAGVASLIIALAITNGMRRDMQERLLGSTAHIDLMRVAADGIKDWRPLLERLRALPHVTAAAPGLYGQVLISRGARSGGGLIKGILPEDERTVGDLLEKITEGSAAALEPTEALVARRPLGDDKAVAKMGHPARDGAPSTGAVQAVPPIVIGNDLAETIGAKVGDTVLVTSPQGELTPLGLVPKYQRCVVAGIFKSGFYQYDATYAFMRLKDAQRLFSEPDLISVISFKVDDLYKADKIAREIEQAAGKGFQTTNWMEQNRELFRALKLEQIVTFIVLALIVCVAALNILIALTMMVMEKTRDIAVLMSFGVTEIQVRRIFLLQGLLISVIGTALGLVLGYAVSWAGGHYRFPLDAAVYSLDYLPFAPRVWDGVIVAAVSLGVSLIATLYPSASAAKVLPAEALRYE, from the coding sequence ATGCGTTTTGAACTGTTCATCGCCGCACGGTATCTGCGTGCCAAGCGCCGGCAGGCTGTTGTGGGGGTCATCACTGCGATCTCGGTGATTGGCGTGATGGCTGGTGTCGCCTCGCTGATTATTGCTCTGGCGATCACCAACGGCATGCGCCGCGATATGCAGGAGCGGCTGCTGGGCTCGACTGCGCACATCGACCTGATGCGAGTGGCCGCCGACGGCATCAAGGATTGGCGTCCGCTGCTGGAACGGCTGCGTGCATTGCCACATGTGACCGCAGCGGCGCCAGGACTCTATGGCCAGGTGCTGATCTCGCGCGGAGCGCGGAGCGGCGGTGGCCTGATCAAAGGGATCCTCCCGGAAGACGAGAGAACCGTGGGAGATTTGCTGGAGAAGATCACGGAGGGCTCAGCAGCAGCCTTGGAGCCGACGGAGGCATTGGTGGCACGCCGTCCCCTTGGCGACGACAAAGCTGTCGCGAAGATGGGGCACCCTGCAAGAGATGGGGCCCCCAGCACGGGGGCGGTGCAAGCCGTACCTCCGATTGTGATCGGCAACGACCTGGCGGAGACGATCGGAGCCAAGGTGGGTGATACCGTTCTGGTGACCAGCCCCCAGGGGGAGCTGACGCCGCTGGGGCTGGTTCCGAAGTACCAGCGCTGCGTGGTTGCGGGAATCTTCAAGTCGGGCTTCTATCAGTACGACGCAACCTACGCCTTTATGCGGCTGAAAGATGCGCAGAGGCTCTTCAGTGAGCCGGACCTGATCTCCGTGATCAGCTTCAAGGTTGATGATCTTTATAAGGCTGACAAGATTGCTCGAGAGATAGAACAGGCGGCAGGGAAAGGTTTCCAGACGACGAACTGGATGGAGCAAAATCGTGAGCTGTTCCGTGCGCTGAAATTGGAGCAGATTGTGACGTTCATCGTGCTGGCGCTGATTGTGTGCGTGGCCGCACTGAATATTCTGATTGCTCTGACCATGATGGTGATGGAAAAGACGCGCGATATCGCGGTCCTGATGAGTTTTGGCGTGACAGAGATACAGGTGCGGAGGATCTTTCTCCTGCAGGGGCTGCTGATCTCAGTCATCGGGACTGCTCTCGGACTGGTCCTTGGCTATGCAGTGAGCTGGGCGGGCGGGCATTACCGGTTCCCTCTGGATGCGGCGGTTTATTCACTGGACTATCTTCCGTTCGCTCCACGGGTGTGGGACGGGGTCATCGTTGCGGCAGTATCGCTGGGCGTGAGTCTGATTGCAACGCTCTATCCGAGTGCGAGCGCGGCGAAGGTGCTTCCGGCGGAGGCGCTGCGATATGAGTAA
- a CDS encoding ABC transporter ATP-binding protein: MSNPQMEDGEVSRNLQPLPTVPGSPRIVLRAKGLTKVYPSISGDAGPGVELFRGLDLVVHAGEMVAIVGESGAGKSTLLHLLAALDKPTAGEVYCGEARLSQFTPRQAAEFRNSDVGYVWQFHYLLPEFTAAENVAMPLLARGMARPSALAKANQWLTEVGLGARGHHRSGELSGGEQQRVSLARALVTEPRILLADEPTGDLDNRTGETVFELLQGLHRAHGLTSILVTHNVDFAERCDRMLRLRRGALEEETERNPRI, from the coding sequence TTGAGTAACCCACAGATGGAGGACGGTGAGGTAAGCCGAAATCTGCAACCGCTGCCCACCGTTCCCGGCAGTCCGCGGATCGTATTGCGCGCGAAAGGGCTGACGAAGGTCTATCCCAGTATCTCAGGGGATGCAGGGCCCGGGGTGGAGCTGTTTCGGGGGCTGGACCTTGTTGTCCACGCCGGCGAGATGGTCGCCATTGTGGGTGAAAGCGGTGCCGGAAAGAGCACCCTGCTGCACTTGCTGGCGGCATTGGATAAGCCTACGGCGGGCGAGGTGTACTGCGGGGAGGCCCGACTGAGCCAGTTCACTCCCCGCCAGGCAGCTGAGTTTCGGAACTCTGATGTCGGGTATGTCTGGCAGTTTCATTACCTTCTGCCGGAGTTTACGGCGGCGGAAAACGTGGCCATGCCTCTGCTGGCCCGTGGGATGGCGCGTCCATCCGCTTTGGCCAAGGCGAATCAATGGCTTACGGAGGTAGGACTGGGAGCGAGGGGGCACCACCGCTCAGGGGAACTGAGCGGCGGGGAACAACAGCGCGTTTCACTGGCACGGGCGCTGGTGACCGAACCCAGAATCCTCCTGGCGGACGAACCGACCGGGGACCTGGACAACAGAACGGGAGAGACCGTCTTTGAACTGCTCCAGGGATTGCACCGGGCTCATGGCCTGACCAGTATTCTTGTCACCCATAATGTTGATTTTGCAGAGAGATGCGACCGGATGCTACGACTTCGACGTGGAGCACTGGAAGAAGAGACAGAAAGAAATCCCCGAATATAA